Proteins encoded in a region of the Prunus persica cultivar Lovell chromosome G4, Prunus_persica_NCBIv2, whole genome shotgun sequence genome:
- the LOC18781540 gene encoding ATP-dependent 6-phosphofructokinase 2, which produces MEADPDYSHNQINPTGTTEPKTTRNKLIYLSFSNRVKLHKLPHLTDNYATTTTSSDDDLSSSSSGGFQRSSSSSHTNPLEDNPFYHLSHSHGFYITPSDVVLRHIVYDYQHQPSSASATSLDDDDDDDDAVAAYHRAGPRRQIFFQVSSTKAAIVTCGGLCPGLNTVVRELVLGLWDLYSVRQIFGIKAGYRGFYSKELEPLQLNPKLVHNWHKIGGTILQTSRGGFHLQNIVDAIQHRGYNQLYIVGGDGTMHGAVEIFHEIRRRKLNIAVTGIPKTVDNDVGIIDRSFGFQTAVEMAQQAISAAHVEAESAVNGIGLVKLMGRSTGHIALHATLSSRDVDCCIIPEIPFYLEGKGGLFEFLEKRLRENGHAVLVVAEGAGQDYMRRRMGMDRINEDDAQNQKQDISIRAAGGRDESGNPVFLDVGQWLKSELNKWWRREHPNELFTVKYIDPTYMIRAVPANATDNLYCTLVAHSAIHGVMAGYTGFVSGPVNGNYAYIPLEEVAKAKNEVDTRDHKWAWVRSVTNQPDFQTKS; this is translated from the exons ATGGAGGCGGACCCAGATTATTCCCACAACCAAATCAACCCAACAGGAACAACGGAgccaaaaacaacaagaaataaGTTAATTTACCTGTCTTTCTCTAATCGTGTGAAGCTCCATAAGCTACCCCACCTAACCGACAACTACGctactactactactagtAGTGATGATGAtctctcatcatcatcatcaggcGGCTTTCAAaggagcagcagcagcagccacaCCAACCCACTTGAAGACAACCCCTTCTACCACCTCTCCCACTCCCATGGCTTCTACATAACCCCGTCCGACGTTGTCCTCCGCCACATCGTCTACGACTACCAACACCAACCTAGTTCTGCTTCTGCTACTTCcttagatgatgatgatgatgatgatgatgctgtTGCTGCCTACCACCGCGCTGGCCCACGACGCCAAATCTTTTTCCAGGTGTCAAGCACAAAGGCCGCCATTGTCACCTGCGGTGGCCTCTGCCCGGGCCTCAACACCGTCGTTCGAGAGCTCGTTCTTGGCCTCTGGGACCTCTACTCTGTCCGTCAAATTTTCGGTATCAAGGCTGGCTACCGTGGCTTTTACTCCAAGGAATTGGAACCCCTGCAACTTAACCCCAAGCTTGTCCACAACTGGCACAAGATCGGTGGCACCATTCTCCAGACCTCCAGAGGTGGCTTCCATCTTCAAAACATTGTCGATGCCATCCAACATCGCGGCTATAATCAG CTGTACATTGTAGGTGGAGACGGCACGATGCACGGGGCGGTGGAGATATTTCATGAGATTCGTCGGAGAAAACTGAATATTGCAGTGACTGGGATTCCGAAAACTGTGGACAATGATGTAGGTATCATTGACAGGTCTTTCGGATTCCAGACAGCAGTAGAAATGGCGCAGCAGGCAATAAGTGCAGCTCATGTGGAGGCTGAGAGTGCAGTGAATGGAATAGGGTTGGTGAAGTTAATGGGTCGAAGTACAGGTCATATCGCTCTGCATGCAACATTGAGCAGCCGTGACGTGGACTGCTGCATAATTCCTGAAATTCCATTTTACCTGGAAGGAAAAGGAGGGCTATTCGAATTCCTTGAGAAGCGATTGAGGGAGAATGGACATGCAGTGTTGGTGGTGGCTGAGGGAGCCGGACAGGATTAtatgaggaggaggatgggCATGGACAGAATAAATGAGGATGATGCTCAGAACCAGAAACAGGACATAAGTATAAGGGCCGCTGGTGGTAGAGATGAATCAGGGAACCCAGTGTTCCTGGACGTCGGGCAATGGCTCAAGTCGGAGCTAAACAAGTGGTGGAGGAGGGAGCACCCAAATGAGCTCTTCACAGTCAAGTACATAGATCCCACCTACATGATACGCGCCGTCCCTGCAAATGCGACAGATAACTTGTACTGCACGCTTGTTGCGCATTCAGCCATTCATGGAGTCATGGCAGGGTATACTGGGTTTGTGTCTGGCCCCGTCAATGGAAACTATGCTTACATTCCACTTGAAGAGGTCGCAAAGGCTAAAAATGAAGTCGATACTAGAGACCATAAATGGGCCTGGGTCAGATCAGTCACCAACCAGCCTGATTTTCAGACAAAGAGCTAG